One genomic window of Thioclava sp. GXIMD4216 includes the following:
- a CDS encoding AMP nucleosidase encodes MSERLEIQMPASAEPEFFDDAKAAVARVIALYEEATGFLLEKFNATMESGQAATRYRAFYPEVRVTVASHLKHDSRLSFGHVPVPGVFATTITRPDLFRNYLTQQLDLMIRNHGIKVQVGPSDTAMPVHFAVASKPDVTIPQEGALDFSLRDVFDVPDLANMNDDIVNGTFTVGPDGTKPLAPFTAQRVDYSLARLSHYTATSAEHFQNHVLFTNYQFYVDEFEKMAREKLADPSSGYTSFVAPGNFEITDPQGDIPGLAKLPQMPTYHMKKPDGQGITLVNIGVGPSNAKTATDHIAVLRPHAWLMVGHCAGLRNSQKLGDFVLAHAYLREDHVLDDDLPIWVPIPPLAEIQVALQDAVAEVTQLEGYELKRIMRTGTVASIDNRNWELRDQTGPVQRLSQSRAVALDMESATIAANGFRFRVPYGTLLCVSDKPLHGELKLPGMATEFYRTQVANHLQIGVRAMELISAMPLDRIHSRKLRSFEETAFL; translated from the coding sequence ATGAGTGAGCGCCTCGAAATCCAGATGCCCGCCTCGGCCGAGCCGGAATTCTTTGATGATGCAAAGGCCGCCGTGGCCCGAGTGATCGCGCTTTACGAAGAGGCGACCGGCTTCCTGCTGGAGAAGTTCAACGCCACGATGGAAAGCGGTCAGGCCGCCACGCGGTATCGCGCCTTCTATCCGGAAGTTAGGGTCACCGTGGCCTCGCATCTCAAACATGACAGCCGGCTGAGCTTTGGCCATGTGCCGGTGCCGGGGGTCTTTGCCACCACGATCACCCGCCCCGATCTGTTCCGTAACTATCTGACCCAGCAGCTGGACCTGATGATCCGCAATCACGGCATCAAGGTGCAGGTGGGGCCTTCGGACACCGCGATGCCGGTGCATTTCGCCGTGGCGTCAAAACCCGATGTGACGATCCCGCAGGAAGGCGCGCTTGATTTCTCGCTGCGCGATGTCTTCGATGTGCCCGATCTGGCGAATATGAACGATGATATCGTCAATGGCACCTTCACTGTGGGGCCTGATGGCACCAAACCTCTGGCGCCCTTCACCGCCCAGCGGGTGGATTATTCGCTGGCGCGGCTGTCGCATTACACCGCGACCTCGGCCGAGCATTTCCAGAACCATGTGCTGTTTACCAACTACCAGTTCTATGTGGATGAATTCGAGAAGATGGCCCGCGAGAAACTGGCTGATCCGTCTTCGGGCTATACCAGCTTTGTCGCTCCGGGGAATTTCGAGATCACCGATCCTCAGGGCGATATTCCGGGGCTGGCGAAACTGCCGCAGATGCCCACCTATCATATGAAGAAACCCGATGGTCAGGGGATCACGCTGGTCAATATCGGGGTCGGCCCGTCGAATGCCAAAACCGCGACCGACCATATTGCCGTGCTGCGTCCGCATGCCTGGCTGATGGTGGGCCATTGCGCGGGGCTGCGCAATTCGCAGAAGCTGGGGGATTTCGTGCTGGCCCATGCTTACCTGCGCGAAGACCATGTGCTGGATGATGACCTGCCGATCTGGGTGCCGATCCCGCCCTTGGCCGAGATTCAGGTGGCGCTTCAGGATGCGGTGGCCGAGGTCACCCAGCTTGAGGGCTATGAACTCAAGCGCATCATGCGCACAGGCACCGTGGCCAGTATCGACAACCGCAACTGGGAGCTACGCGACCAGACAGGCCCCGTGCAAAGGCTCAGCCAGTCCCGCGCCGTGGCGCTGGATATGGAAAGCGCCACGATTGCCGCCAACGGGTTCCGCTTCCGTGTGCCCTATGGCACGCTTCTCTGCGTGTCGGACAAGCCGCTGCATGGCGAGCTGAAGCTGCCCGGCATGGCCACCGAATTCTACCGCACGCAAGTGGCCAACCATCTACAGATCGGGGTGCGCGCGATGGAACTGATCTCGGCCATGCCGCTGGATCGCATCCACAGTCGCAAATTGCGAAGCTTTGAAGAAACCGCCTTCCTCTAA
- the ade gene encoding adenine deaminase, which translates to MDMNTLKTWPEAATRLIAVAAGRAPADLVIRQGKWVNVHTREVLDGHDIAIADGRIAAVAPDLSASIGPETEVIEANGRFMLPGLCDAHMHIESGMLTPAEFAAAVIPHGTTTMFTDPHEIANVLGLQGVRMMHDEAALQPVNIFTQMPSCAPSAPGLETTGFEISPEDVAEAMTWPGIIGLGEMMNFPGVVNADPKMLAEIAATQDAGRTVGGHYASPDLGAPFRAYVAGGPADDHEGTCEADAIARMRQGMRAMVRLGSAWYDVESQITAITQKGLDPRNFILCTDDCHSGTLVNDGHMNRVYRHAVDCGADPLVALQMCTINTATHFGLERELGSITPGRRADIILSSDLKTLPVEHVIARGQTVAMNGTLMVECPHYDWPPAARQTVKLGKRLDADDFIIDAPEGANEVTARVIGVVENQAPTRALTATLPVTEGRVEAQGEVAQIALVERHRATGQVTNGFVSGFGYKGRMAMGSTVAHDSHHMIVVGTDREMMAKCANRLGEMGGGISVWKDGEELASVPLPIAGLMSDDPAATVAKRADAMVAAMAACGCTLNNAYMQHSLLALVVIPEIRISDLGLVDVTKFELTELFE; encoded by the coding sequence ATGGATATGAACACACTGAAAACATGGCCCGAAGCCGCCACGCGCCTGATTGCCGTGGCCGCAGGGCGCGCGCCCGCCGATCTGGTGATCCGTCAGGGCAAATGGGTCAATGTCCACACCCGCGAGGTGCTGGACGGCCATGATATCGCGATTGCCGATGGCCGCATTGCGGCCGTAGCGCCCGATCTGTCGGCCTCTATCGGCCCCGAGACAGAGGTGATCGAGGCCAATGGGCGTTTCATGCTGCCCGGTCTATGTGATGCGCATATGCATATCGAAAGCGGCATGCTGACACCGGCGGAATTTGCCGCAGCCGTAATCCCGCATGGCACCACCACCATGTTCACCGACCCCCATGAGATCGCCAATGTGCTTGGCCTTCAGGGTGTGCGGATGATGCATGACGAAGCTGCCCTTCAGCCGGTGAATATCTTCACCCAGATGCCGTCCTGCGCGCCCTCGGCTCCGGGGCTGGAGACGACGGGCTTCGAGATTTCCCCCGAGGATGTGGCCGAGGCAATGACCTGGCCCGGTATCATCGGTCTGGGCGAGATGATGAACTTCCCCGGAGTGGTGAATGCCGACCCCAAGATGCTGGCCGAGATTGCCGCGACCCAAGACGCGGGCAGGACGGTGGGCGGGCATTATGCCTCGCCCGATCTTGGCGCGCCCTTCCGCGCCTATGTGGCGGGCGGTCCGGCGGATGACCACGAGGGCACCTGCGAGGCCGATGCGATTGCCCGCATGCGGCAGGGGATGCGCGCGATGGTGCGGCTCGGGTCGGCTTGGTATGATGTGGAAAGCCAGATTACCGCCATCACCCAAAAGGGTCTGGACCCGCGCAATTTTATCCTTTGCACCGATGACTGCCACTCCGGCACTCTGGTGAATGACGGTCATATGAACCGCGTCTACCGTCATGCGGTGGATTGCGGCGCCGATCCGCTGGTGGCTTTGCAGATGTGCACGATCAACACCGCCACCCATTTCGGGCTGGAGCGCGAGCTGGGCTCGATCACGCCGGGCCGTCGGGCGGATATTATCCTGTCCTCGGATCTCAAGACCCTGCCGGTGGAACATGTGATCGCGCGGGGCCAAACGGTCGCGATGAATGGCACGCTGATGGTCGAGTGTCCGCATTACGACTGGCCGCCCGCGGCTCGGCAGACGGTGAAGCTGGGCAAACGGCTGGACGCCGATGACTTCATCATCGACGCACCCGAGGGCGCCAATGAGGTCACCGCCCGCGTGATCGGGGTTGTGGAAAACCAGGCGCCTACCCGCGCGCTGACCGCCACCCTGCCCGTCACCGAGGGCCGCGTGGAGGCCCAAGGCGAGGTCGCCCAGATCGCGCTGGTCGAACGCCATCGCGCCACGGGGCAGGTCACCAACGGGTTTGTGTCGGGCTTTGGCTATAAAGGCCGGATGGCGATGGGGTCCACCGTGGCCCATGACAGCCACCATATGATCGTTGTCGGCACCGACCGCGAGATGATGGCCAAATGCGCCAACCGTCTGGGCGAGATGGGCGGCGGGATCTCGGTCTGGAAGGATGGCGAGGAACTGGCCTCGGTGCCGCTGCCGATCGCGGGGCTGATGTCGGATGATCCGGCGGCCACCGTGGCCAAACGCGCCGATGCGATGGTCGCGGCGATGGCCGCCTGCGGCTGCACCCTGAACAACGCCTATATGCAGCACAGCCTGCTGGCCCTTGTGGTGATCCCCGAAATCCGGATCTCGGACCTTGGCCTTGTGGATGTGACGAAATTCGAACTGACGGAGCTTTTTGAATGA
- a CDS encoding SelT/SelW/SelH family protein, with protein sequence MTQMRKPKISITYCTGCNWLLRAGWMAQELLQTFTEDLAEVSLIPGYGGVYEIRLDGDLIWERKRDGGFPEPKEIKRRIRDVIEPDRDLGHIDKHSEAKP encoded by the coding sequence ATGACACAGATGCGAAAACCCAAGATCTCGATCACCTATTGCACCGGCTGCAACTGGCTTTTGCGTGCCGGATGGATGGCGCAGGAACTGTTGCAGACCTTCACCGAGGATCTGGCCGAGGTCTCGCTGATCCCCGGCTATGGCGGGGTCTATGAAATCCGGCTGGATGGCGATCTGATCTGGGAGCGCAAGCGCGATGGCGGCTTCCCCGAACCCAAAGAGATCAAGCGCCGCATCCGCGATGTGATCGAACCCGACCGCGATCTGGGCCATATCGACAAACATAGCGAGGCAAAGCCATGA
- a CDS encoding SDR family oxidoreductase, with product MKTLLSIGHGYSARAIAPALIENGWTVYGTVRTEESAALAEAQGVKPIIWTAPDDPSVLPLDEATHILSSVAPERGEDQMDPVLACAAMEIAHAPQLEWIGYLSTIGVYGDREGGWVDEYSERTPSTARGRARLQAEEMWTRLGQIADIPVNLFRLAGIYGPGRGPFEKVRQGKARIINKPGQVFSRIHVEDIAQVVHAAILRRDLAGAWNVCDDCPIDPGEVLAYAAELLNLPKPPVVDFDSAEMSPMARSFYSESRRVKNDRIKDELGVTLKYPDYRTGLQALLDQGLDQDAR from the coding sequence ATGAAGACCCTTCTTTCCATCGGGCATGGCTATTCGGCCCGCGCGATTGCTCCGGCGCTGATCGAGAATGGCTGGACGGTCTATGGCACCGTCCGCACGGAAGAAAGTGCTGCTTTGGCCGAGGCGCAGGGGGTCAAGCCGATTATCTGGACCGCGCCTGATGATCCGTCGGTGCTGCCTCTGGATGAGGCCACGCATATCCTGTCATCCGTGGCGCCCGAGCGTGGCGAGGACCAGATGGACCCAGTGCTGGCCTGCGCTGCGATGGAGATCGCCCATGCGCCGCAGCTCGAATGGATCGGCTATCTGTCCACCATCGGCGTCTATGGCGACCGTGAGGGCGGCTGGGTGGATGAATATTCCGAGCGCACGCCCTCTACCGCGCGGGGGCGCGCCCGCCTTCAGGCCGAAGAGATGTGGACGCGTCTGGGCCAGATTGCCGATATTCCGGTCAATCTGTTCCGGCTGGCGGGTATCTATGGTCCGGGACGAGGTCCTTTCGAAAAGGTGCGCCAAGGCAAGGCCCGTATCATCAACAAACCGGGGCAGGTGTTTTCGCGCATCCATGTCGAGGATATCGCGCAGGTGGTCCATGCCGCGATCCTGCGCCGTGATCTGGCGGGGGCGTGGAATGTCTGCGACGATTGCCCCATCGATCCGGGCGAGGTGCTGGCCTATGCTGCCGAGTTGCTGAACCTGCCCAAACCACCCGTGGTCGATTTCGATAGCGCCGAGATGTCGCCGATGGCGCGCAGTTTCTATTCTGAATCGCGCCGCGTGAAGAACGACCGCATCAAGGATGAGCTGGGCGTCACGCTGAAATATCCCGATTATCGCACCGGATTGCAGGCTCTGCTAGATCAGGGGCTGGATCAGGACGCGCGCTAG
- a CDS encoding phosphatase PAP2 family protein, protein MINQPLRSFSLSSGRRLRAKRVPLLVMGILALVIALSPPSPRRYGDHLQIALPVLALGCEIANGNGLEYLGRYVVLFAGIHGTKRTLGDIPLNTRPNGKPYGFPSGHTATATFGAASLVNSCLLSSPVAKGAVILAAAFTGASRIQSHNHDIWQVLAGAIWGIACNGLFRRESFMRRVLRRGAKAAGRAARRGMRPVLAVGAWLPAQVFALRRAKPLRTRKGV, encoded by the coding sequence ATGATCAACCAGCCTTTGCGCAGCTTTTCCCTGTCTTCGGGCCGCCGCCTGCGTGCAAAGCGGGTGCCGCTTCTGGTGATGGGGATTCTGGCGCTGGTGATCGCGCTTAGCCCACCCAGCCCGCGCCGCTATGGCGACCACCTGCAAATCGCGCTGCCGGTTCTGGCGCTGGGCTGCGAGATCGCCAATGGCAATGGCCTCGAATATCTGGGCCGCTATGTGGTGCTGTTTGCCGGAATTCACGGCACCAAACGCACGCTTGGGGATATTCCGCTGAACACGCGGCCCAATGGCAAGCCTTATGGCTTCCCCTCGGGCCATACCGCGACGGCCACATTCGGGGCTGCAAGCCTTGTGAACAGCTGCCTGCTTTCCAGCCCTGTGGCAAAGGGGGCTGTGATTCTGGCAGCGGCATTCACCGGTGCCAGCCGTATCCAGTCGCATAATCATGACATCTGGCAGGTTCTGGCGGGCGCGATCTGGGGGATCGCCTGCAATGGCCTGTTCCGGCGCGAAAGCTTCATGCGGCGGGTGCTGAGACGGGGCGCGAAAGCGGCGGGTCGTGCAGCCCGTCGCGGGATGCGTCCGGTTCTTGCCGTAGGAGCGTGGCTTCCGGCGCAGGTTTTCGCGCTGCGTCGGGCCAAGCCATTGCGTACCAGAAAGGGAGTATGA
- a CDS encoding outer membrane beta-barrel protein has translation MAETDVSVYLGGQSAPHSGVRIRDHLDLGDRDFTAGWDGNSWTAPYYWGARITRWQDARFGWGAEFTHTKVYADRATLAKAGMSHFEFSDGLNIATVNVMYRWPGVLRPEVTPYVLGGVGVSIPHVETVTANDRTWGYQLGGPAVRLGAGVSYAFTERWSAFGEYQFTWSRNDVDFKQGGSLTTDLVTNAVNIGVSYAF, from the coding sequence TTGGCTGAAACGGACGTCTCGGTCTATCTGGGCGGCCAGTCCGCTCCGCATTCGGGGGTCAGGATCCGCGATCATCTCGACCTTGGTGACCGCGACTTTACAGCCGGTTGGGACGGGAACTCCTGGACGGCCCCCTATTACTGGGGGGCGCGTATCACCCGCTGGCAGGATGCCCGTTTTGGCTGGGGCGCGGAGTTTACGCATACCAAGGTCTATGCCGATCGCGCCACATTGGCCAAGGCCGGTATGTCGCATTTCGAGTTTTCGGACGGGCTGAATATCGCCACGGTCAATGTGATGTATCGCTGGCCCGGTGTGCTGCGGCCAGAGGTGACGCCCTATGTGCTGGGAGGGGTCGGGGTGTCCATCCCGCATGTTGAGACGGTGACGGCCAATGACCGCACCTGGGGGTATCAGCTGGGCGGTCCTGCGGTCCGGCTGGGCGCGGGCGTCAGCTATGCTTTTACCGAACGCTGGTCGGCCTTTGGCGAATACCAGTTTACATGGTCGCGCAATGATGTGGATTTCAAGCAGGGCGGCAGCCTGACGACGGATCTTGTCACCAATGCGGTGAATATCGGGGTAAGCTATGCGTTCTGA
- a CDS encoding MFS transporter, producing the protein MQNQRLFTPILIGSAIILMISFAIRASFGVFQIPIAEEFSWPRAEFSLAIAIQNLFWGIGQPIFGAIAERFGDRRAIILGAFLYAAGLVFSSFATTALQHQFLETLVGFGIAGTGFGVILAIVGRASSDKNRSLALGIATAAGSAGQVFGAPLAEILLAFMSWQSVFIIFALMILATLSLLPMLRAPEASAPNGPSESMGQVLGRAFRDPSYSLIFIGFFSCGYQLGFITAHFPAMITEMCGAIAPGSLLAGLGIETTSALGAVSIAVIGMANIAGTVFAGWAGHRWSKKYLLATVYLGRTIAAGAFILLPITPASVLVFSLVMGALWLATVPLTSGLVAQIYGLRYMGTLYGVVFFSHQLGAFLGVWLGGRFYDIYGNYTAVWWVGVGVGLLSAIIHLPVRERPLDLQTA; encoded by the coding sequence ATGCAAAACCAACGCCTTTTCACCCCGATCCTGATCGGATCCGCCATTATCCTGATGATCAGCTTCGCCATCCGCGCAAGTTTCGGGGTCTTCCAGATCCCGATCGCCGAAGAGTTCAGCTGGCCCCGCGCCGAGTTCTCGCTCGCCATCGCCATCCAGAACCTGTTCTGGGGGATCGGCCAACCCATTTTCGGGGCCATCGCCGAACGTTTCGGCGACCGTCGGGCAATCATTCTGGGGGCCTTCCTTTACGCCGCAGGGCTGGTCTTTTCCTCCTTCGCGACAACGGCTCTGCAACACCAGTTTCTTGAAACCCTCGTCGGGTTCGGCATTGCGGGCACAGGCTTTGGCGTCATCCTCGCCATCGTCGGGCGGGCCAGCTCCGACAAGAACCGGTCTCTGGCGCTTGGCATCGCCACGGCCGCAGGGTCGGCGGGGCAAGTCTTCGGTGCCCCTCTGGCCGAGATCCTGCTGGCCTTCATGAGCTGGCAGAGCGTCTTCATAATCTTCGCCCTGATGATCCTTGCCACCCTCTCCCTGCTGCCCATGCTGCGCGCCCCCGAGGCCAGCGCCCCGAACGGTCCGAGCGAAAGCATGGGGCAGGTGCTGGGCCGCGCGTTCCGCGACCCGAGCTATTCGCTGATTTTTATCGGCTTCTTCTCCTGCGGCTACCAGCTTGGCTTCATCACGGCGCATTTCCCCGCCATGATTACCGAAATGTGCGGCGCCATCGCTCCCGGCTCGCTTCTGGCAGGGCTCGGCATCGAGACAACCTCGGCGCTTGGGGCGGTCTCGATTGCCGTCATCGGCATGGCCAATATCGCAGGCACCGTCTTTGCGGGCTGGGCCGGCCATCGCTGGTCCAAGAAATACCTGCTGGCCACGGTTTATCTGGGCCGGACGATTGCGGCAGGGGCCTTCATCCTGTTGCCGATCACCCCTGCCTCTGTGCTGGTCTTCTCGCTGGTGATGGGCGCGTTGTGGCTGGCCACGGTGCCGCTGACCTCAGGGCTGGTGGCTCAGATTTACGGGCTGCGCTATATGGGCACGCTCTACGGGGTGGTGTTTTTCAGCCATCAGCTTGGGGCGTTTCTGGGCGTCTGGCTGGGCGGGCGGTTTTACGACATCTACGGCAATTACACCGCGGTCTGGTGGGTGGGCGTCGGGGTCGGGCTGCTCTCGGCCATCATCCATCTGCCCGTGAGAGAACGCCCGCTGGACCTGCAAACCGCCTGA
- a CDS encoding TIGR03862 family flavoprotein encodes MTALVIGAGPAGLMAAEQIARAGHRVTVADAMPTPARKFLMAGKSGLNLTKDEPPEALAAHYPEAWIRPYVTSFGAAQMQAFARDLGIDIFTGSSGRVFPTGMKASPFLRAWLARLDSLGVTRHQRWHWTGWDGTAVLFNTPDGPQRLTPKVCVLALGGASWPKLGSTGGWTDALKAKGVLLTPFQPANMGFHIDWSPHMHPHFGSPLKSIALITPTRSLKAECVLSARGLEGGGIYELSAELRNGAPLALDLLPDTPLDALAQKLAKPRGKASLSNHLRKITRLDPTKLALLNEWARPLPSDPVQLARRLKHLPTPLGAPFPITEAISTAGGIAATALTDGLELTAIPNTFAAGEMLDWEAPTGGYLLTACFATGYAAGRAAARRLSTLPAA; translated from the coding sequence ATGACGGCGCTGGTCATTGGCGCAGGCCCTGCGGGGCTGATGGCCGCCGAACAGATCGCCCGCGCAGGCCACCGCGTGACCGTGGCAGATGCGATGCCCACCCCTGCCCGCAAATTCCTGATGGCGGGCAAATCGGGGCTGAATCTCACCAAAGACGAACCGCCCGAGGCCCTTGCCGCCCATTACCCCGAGGCATGGATCCGCCCCTATGTCACATCCTTCGGCGCCGCGCAGATGCAGGCCTTCGCCCGCGACCTCGGCATCGACATCTTCACGGGCTCCAGCGGACGCGTCTTCCCCACCGGCATGAAAGCCTCGCCTTTCCTGCGCGCATGGCTCGCCCGCCTCGACAGCCTCGGCGTCACAAGACACCAACGCTGGCACTGGACGGGCTGGGACGGCACCGCCGTCCTTTTCAACACCCCCGACGGCCCGCAAAGACTGACCCCCAAGGTCTGCGTCCTCGCCTTGGGCGGTGCCTCATGGCCCAAACTCGGCTCGACAGGCGGCTGGACCGACGCGCTCAAGGCAAAAGGCGTCCTCCTCACCCCCTTCCAACCCGCCAATATGGGCTTCCACATCGACTGGTCGCCCCATATGCACCCCCATTTCGGCAGCCCGCTGAAATCCATCGCGCTCATTACCCCGACCCGCAGCCTGAAAGCAGAATGCGTTCTCTCTGCCCGAGGGCTGGAAGGCGGCGGCATCTATGAACTCTCGGCCGAATTGCGCAATGGCGCCCCGCTGGCACTGGACCTGCTGCCCGACACGCCACTCGACGCACTTGCACAGAAACTCGCCAAACCCCGCGGCAAGGCAAGCCTCTCCAACCACCTGCGCAAAATCACCAGACTCGACCCGACCAAACTGGCACTCCTGAACGAATGGGCCCGCCCGCTGCCCTCTGACCCAGTCCAACTGGCCCGACGCCTGAAACATCTCCCCACTCCCTTGGGCGCGCCCTTCCCGATCACCGAAGCCATCTCCACGGCAGGCGGCATCGCCGCCACGGCCCTGACAGACGGCCTCGAACTCACAGCCATCCCCAACACCTTCGCCGCAGGGGAAATGCTCGACTGGGAGGCCCCGACAGGCGGCTACCTGCTGACCGCCTGCTTCGCCACCGGATATGCCGCAGGCCGCGCCGCCGCCCGAAGGCTCTCAACCCTTCCAGCTGCCTGA
- a CDS encoding DNA polymerase III subunit delta: MKLTGAAATRYFAKPDPDRMGLLIFGADAMRVALRRQEMLKALLGPTAEEEMRLTRIEASELRRDSALLADAVKAVGFFPGPRAVFVEQATDGLTDAIAAAVKDWHAGDAQIVVTAGSLTAKSKLRKVFETHQNAYAIGIYDDPPSREEIEDILKRAGIAQMTPEATTDLHNLARALDPGDFRQTVDKLALYMHGESAPVTPADIHACAPATIEAGTDDLLNIVAEGRANELGPMMTRLTGQGIQPVALAIQALRHFRALHAAASDPGGPGAGIAKMRPPIFGPRRDRMQRQAQSWGMFRLEEALQILIETDLTLRSASRAPQMALIERAFLRLSMMARR; encoded by the coding sequence ATGAAACTGACCGGCGCCGCTGCCACACGCTATTTTGCCAAGCCCGATCCAGACCGTATGGGACTGCTGATCTTCGGGGCGGATGCGATGCGGGTGGCCTTGCGCCGACAAGAGATGTTGAAGGCGCTTCTGGGGCCCACCGCCGAAGAAGAGATGCGGCTGACCCGCATCGAAGCCTCCGAGCTGCGCCGCGACAGTGCCTTGCTGGCCGATGCCGTCAAAGCCGTGGGCTTCTTCCCCGGCCCTCGGGCGGTTTTCGTGGAACAGGCAACCGACGGTCTGACCGATGCCATCGCAGCGGCGGTCAAGGACTGGCATGCGGGGGACGCACAGATTGTGGTCACCGCAGGGTCGCTGACCGCCAAATCCAAGCTGCGCAAGGTCTTCGAGACCCATCAGAACGCCTATGCCATCGGCATCTATGACGACCCGCCCTCGCGCGAGGAAATCGAGGATATCCTCAAACGCGCGGGCATTGCCCAGATGACGCCCGAGGCCACGACAGACCTGCATAACCTCGCCCGCGCCCTTGATCCGGGTGACTTCCGGCAAACGGTTGATAAGCTTGCGCTTTATATGCATGGCGAAAGCGCCCCTGTCACCCCCGCCGATATCCATGCCTGCGCGCCCGCCACCATCGAGGCAGGCACGGATGATCTGTTGAACATCGTTGCCGAAGGCCGCGCCAATGAGCTGGGGCCCATGATGACCCGCCTGACCGGTCAGGGTATCCAGCCCGTCGCACTTGCCATTCAGGCGCTGCGCCACTTCCGCGCCCTCCATGCTGCGGCCTCCGACCCCGGCGGCCCCGGAGCAGGCATCGCCAAGATGCGCCCGCCCATCTTCGGCCCACGCCGCGACCGGATGCAAAGACAGGCGCAAAGCTGGGGCATGTTCCGTCTGGAAGAGGCGCTCCAGATCCTGATCGAGACCGACCTCACCCTGCGGTCCGCCTCGCGCGCACCACAAATGGCCCTGATCGAGCGTGCCTTCCTTCGGCTGTCGATGATGGCCAGACGATGA
- the lptE gene encoding LPS assembly lipoprotein LptE translates to MWSSNRRTFLLGALAAPALAACGFTPAYGPQGGGAKLLSALQVDAPQSQDDFAYRRRLSERLGPAQTPRYRLSYTITTGVMGQAISQDDVTNRYSLNGTATYRLYDMANDAVLLTGRVSSFTSWSATGTIVATQTAERDAHKRLMRILADQTVTRLLAQAGSLPE, encoded by the coding sequence ATGTGGTCATCTAACCGCCGAACCTTCCTGCTGGGGGCGCTTGCCGCCCCCGCTTTGGCCGCTTGCGGCTTCACTCCCGCCTATGGCCCGCAGGGCGGTGGCGCGAAACTCCTGTCGGCCTTGCAGGTCGATGCCCCCCAAAGCCAGGACGACTTCGCCTATCGCCGCCGCCTGTCCGAACGTCTGGGTCCGGCGCAAACTCCGCGCTACCGCCTGTCCTACACGATCACCACCGGCGTCATGGGGCAGGCCATTAGCCAGGACGATGTGACCAACCGCTATTCGCTCAACGGAACGGCCACCTACCGGCTGTATGATATGGCCAATGATGCGGTCCTGTTGACGGGGCGTGTCAGCTCCTTCACCAGCTGGTCGGCAACCGGCACCATTGTTGCTACCCAGACCGCCGAGCGCGACGCCCATAAACGCCTGATGCGTATTCTGGCAGACCAGACCGTGACACGGCTTCTGGCGCAGGCCGGATCGCTTCCCGAATAA